The following is a genomic window from Ignavibacteriota bacterium.
TCCCGATGCGATCACACGCAACGACATCCTCTTCCTGTATCGACCGCGCTTCGGCAAGCAGTGCACCCCCGAGGGCCCTGCCACCCGGATGGTTCATCACGATCGAACGCATACGGGAGAGCGCGTAGAACAGATTGACCGCGGTCGGACGGGTCGACGCGAGTTCATCGATGGCTTCGAGTGCGGCACCACGGATGTCCCCGGTGCCACTCTTCGCCGCCGTCTGTGCGGCCACGACGACGCCGAAACCGGCGGCAACGCCTATGGCCGGCGCCCCACGGATGCGTAACGCACGGATCGCTTCCGCGACGGTAGCGACGTCTGTCGTATCGACAAAACGCTCCTCGTGAGGGAGGAGCGTTTGATCGAGAAACCGAATATGTCCATCAACCCAATCGATCGCCCTCATGGCGCGGGTCAATCCTCATCAAAACGTGAGAGCTCGCGGAACTCGCGAAAACGGTCCTGGATCCGGAGCCAGGTCAGGTCTGCGAGACCGGAGACGCTGAACTTCTCGACGCAGAACGATGCCAGTGTGCTGCCGTAGATCACGGCGCGCTTCAGATTCTCTTCGGACATGTCTTCCGTCCTCGCAAGCCAGCCGATGAAACCTCCTGCGAACGAGTCGCCCGCACCGGTCGGATCGAAGATGTTCTCCATGGGATATGCCGGAGCCGAGAAGACCATCGACTCCGTCAGCAACAATGCTCCGTGCTCGCCCTTCTTGATGATGACGACGCCCGGCCCCATGCCCCGGATCACCTTGGCGGCTTTGATCAGGTTCGGTTCACGTGAGAGCAGACGCGCTTCGGAGTCGTTCAGGATCACGACGTTGATCATCTTCAGGGTCTTGACGAGTTCATCGCGCTTCCCGTTGATCCAGAAGTTCATCGTATCGCATACCACGATACGCGGGCTCTCCATCTGCTCGAGCACTTTGCGCTGGAGGACGGGATCGATGTTCCCGAGGCACACCGTGCGGATCTTCCGGTGGCGCTCCGGGATCTTCGGATCGAATTTCTCGAAGACGTTCAGGTCGGTAAAGAGCGTGTCGCGCTCGTTCAGGTCGTAGTGGTACCTGCCTCCCCAGCGGAAGGTCTTCCCTTCGGGGATCACCTCCAGGCCTTCCAGGTCGATCTTGCGTTCCTCCAGGAACGCCATGCCTTCACGAGGGAAGTCGCCCCCGACAACGCCCACGAGGCGGATCGGGCTGACGAAGTAGCTTGCGGCGGCGGATATGTACGTTGCTGACCCGCCAACGGCGTCCTTGACAGACCCAAACGGGGTTTCGATCGAATCGAGGGCAACGGAACCGACGACGAGCACGCTCACGAGATCTCCTGTCCTATAAATGGCCGGCACAGTTATGGCAAAACACTACAAGATAGAGAATCGACCTCAGACTATCAAGGAACAGGAAGCTCAAGCCGATCGGCAGCTTCGCTCCCCCGGACGATATATCCCTCCACGATCTCCAGGGACTCGCGGTGGGCAGGCCACACCAATCGCTCCCGGGCAACGGTGTAGGGATACCATCCGAAGTCC
Proteins encoded in this region:
- a CDS encoding sugar kinase; this encodes MSVLVVGSVALDSIETPFGSVKDAVGGSATYISAAASYFVSPIRLVGVVGGDFPREGMAFLEERKIDLEGLEVIPEGKTFRWGGRYHYDLNERDTLFTDLNVFEKFDPKIPERHRKIRTVCLGNIDPVLQRKVLEQMESPRIVVCDTMNFWINGKRDELVKTLKMINVVILNDSEARLLSREPNLIKAAKVIRGMGPGVVIIKKGEHGALLLTESMVFSAPAYPMENIFDPTGAGDSFAGGFIGWLARTEDMSEENLKRAVIYGSTLASFCVEKFSVSGLADLTWLRIQDRFREFRELSRFDED